ATCCCGGGGAAGGACAGCGGGCGGCGGCGGCGATCGCCACGGTGACGAGCCTGTCGATCGCGTTCGGTACGGCGGTCGCGGGCGTTCTGCTCAACCTGGGCGGCGCCTCGATGCTCGACTCGGCACGGTACGTGCTGTTCGGACTCGCGATCATCTGCGCGATCGGCGCCCTCACCGCACACGCGGTGAATCGCACGAGCCGGACGGAGCCACCGTCGCTCTGACACGGCGCGACGCTGCCGGGGCAGGCGGGCCGGCCTGCGCGGGCGGCGTGGCCGGGCTCGGATGAGCGGCTCGCCACCTGGGAAGACCCCGAGGGAAGGCAGGCTCCACAGAAGAGCCACGCGCGACAACCTCGCCCGCCAAGGAGCCGCCATGGGACCCAGTCCACCCGGAGCCGCGCCCGCGGAGCGCCCGTGAGAGGCGGTCTCCGGTGGGTCGCCGACGGGCTGTTCCCCCGCGGCGCGAACCCGCACGGCGTCCTGCCCGCCCTGCTGATCCTCCTGGCCGTCGTCACCGGCCTCGTGGACGCCATCAGCTTCCTCGGCCTGGGCCGCGTCTTCGTGGCCAACATGACCGGCAACATCGTCTTCCTCGGCTTCGCCCTGGCCGGAGACCGCGAGATGTCGGCCTGGGCCTCCCTCCTGGCCCTCGCGGCCTTCGGAGCAGGCGCGTGGACCGTCGGGCAGGCGAGCAGGTGGATGGGGAACACCCGGCGCGTGTTCGCCACCGCCTCCGCCGCACACGCCCTGCTCGTCGCCACCGCTTTCGCCGTGGACCTGATCTCAGGGCACCATCACACCGGTCCCAGGGCGGCGCTCATCGGACTGCTCGCGTACGGCATGGGCCTGCAGAACGCCTCCGTACGCGGGCTGGCCGTCCCCGACCTGGTCACCAACGTCCTCACCACCACCCTCACCGGCCTGGCCGCCGACACCCCCGGCCGGGCGGCCCTGCGCCGGTCCGCGTCCGTCGTGGCGATGCTCCTCGGCGCGCTCATCGGCGCCACCCTGCACCTGCACGTCGGCCCCGCCCTCCCGCTCGCCGCCGCCCTGATCCTCCTGGCGATCGTCGCCGTCGCCGCCCACGAACGCACCCGCCGTACGCGCTGAGCCCGGTCACGCGAGGAAGAAATCGGCCAGAGCCCGCGCGACCCCGGCCGGGTCGTTCTCCATCGGGATGTGCCCGGCCCCGGGAACGCGCACGAGCGTGCTGTTCGGGATCTCCGCGACGAAACGCTCGGCGTACCGGACCTCCTGGAACGTGTCGTCCTCCCCCCACACCAGCAGCTTCGGCGTCTCATCCGCCTTCAGCGCAGGCACGAGCTCCATCGTGAAGCGGCTGTCGGCCGCACCCGCCAGGGCCATCCAGGAGCGGCACACCCGCAGGTCATGCCACGGGTCCAGGTAGTCGGCCAGCTCCGCCTCGGAGGCGGGCCGGGCCAGCGCCGTCGTGACCGCCTTGCGGCGCGCGGCCAGCAACTCCGCCACGGTCGTCGCCGCCACCACCGCGGGATCCCGGTAACGCGCCACCCCGGGCACCGGCCAGGAGTCGTACGTGACCGAATTGACCAGCGCCAGCCGCGCCACCTCCGACTCGACCAGCAGGCGCTGCGCGACGGCGCCCCCGATGTCGTGCCCCGCCACCAGCAGCGGCGCGTCCACGCCCACCGCGGCCGCGAACCGCCCCACCCAAGCCGCCAGCGCGGGCACCGCCGCCGTCTCCGCCGTGAGCTCCCCTTCGGAACGCCCCAGCCCCGGCAGATCGACCGCCACAGGCCGCAACCCCGCCGCCGCCAGCTCGTCGATCACCGGCTCCCAGACCCGGCTCCAGTACGTGCCGTGCAGCAGCAACACCACCGGGCCCCGCTCGCCCGCCGTCAGACAACTGGCCATCCGGCCGTCGACTTCGACCGTCATTCGCTTCGACATGCCATAACCATGATGTTCTGAAACCGTCATGGTCAAATACCAACTAAGGTATGCCGGTATGACATTGGCGCAGCTCCGGGCGCTGGTCGCGGTCGCCGAGCACGGCGGCTTCACCGCCGCCGCCGACCACACCGGCATGTCCCAGCCCGCCGTCAGCCGTGCCATCGCCACCCTGGAGCGCGAGCTCGGCGCCGCCCTGTTCGTACGCCACCGCGACGGCATCGCCCTCACCGAGGCCGGCCAGGCAGCGCTCGCCCGAGCCCGTGAGGCTCTGCGCCACTTCGACCTCATCCGCCCCGACGTGGCCGCCGCCGCCGGCCAGATCACCGGCGAACTCCGCCTGGCCAGCCTCCCCAGCGCCACCGGCACGCTCATCGCCAAGCTCCTGCGCGCCTTCTCCGACCGCTACCCGCAGGTACGGGTCCGTCTGTTCGAGGGCGTGGACGACGACATCCGCGCATGGCTCCACCGCGGCGCCGCCGAGGTCGGCGTGGTCACCCTCCCCGCCCCCGGCCTGCACACCGTCCACCTCAGCACCCACGACATGGTCGCCGTGCTGCCCGCCGGCCACCCCTTGAGCACCAGCCCGGCCATCACCCTCGCCGACCTGGCCGACCGGCCGTTCATCCTCACCACCGCCGGCTGCCGTCCGCTGATCATGGGCGCGGCCCTGGCCGCCCAGGTCCAGCTCGACGTCGCCTTCGAGGCCGGCGGCCCCGCCGCCATCCTCGAGATGGTGGCCGCGGGGCTGGGCGTCAGCATCGTCCCCGCCCTGGGCCTGCCCGCCGACCTGGGCGCCGTCGTCACCCGGCCCCTCGAGCCGGCGATGACCCGCTCCCTGGCCCTGGCCGTCCCGTCGTTGACCGAATGTGCCCCGACGGCTCGGGCGTTTCTCGACCAGCTGACCGCCTTTACATTGTAGATTTTATCTTGCCGACCGGGTATTTGATTTCATTCGATACCGTATCGAGCGAAAAGATAACGGGTAGCATGGGCGCATGACCGCCGACGCTCCTCGCAGAACGACCGCCTCGCGTGCGACCGACCGTCCTGGGGATGCATCGCCCTTCGCTCTCGGCTTGCTGCTGCGTCAAGCGCACTGGCGCGCGGCCACGGCGATGACAGAGGCGCTTCGGCCGCTCGGCATCGAGTTGCGGCATTTCGCCGTGCTGATCGTGCTGGTCGACCGCGGGCCCACCGTGCAGCGGGACCTGGCGACGGCGACCGGGTCGGACAAGGCGGGGATCATGCGGGTCGTGGACGACCTCGAGCGCAAGGGGCTCGCCGTACGCAAGACCGTTCCGGGAGACCGGCGGGTGCGGGTGGTGGAGATCACGCCGCAGGGCGTCGAGCTTGTCGACGCGGCTCATGTGGCGGCGGAGCCAGTGGATGAGCGCCTGGTCACCGCTTTGGGGCCCGGCGAGCCCGAGCTGCTGCGGGATCTGCTGACCCGATTTGCCTATCCAGCGGACGGCGGGGCGTAAGCGCGCCCGCGCCGGCCGTCTCCGGACGACCACAGGCGAGCCCCGATCCCGGTGGCGCGCGCCTTGTTGGCTAGCGTGAGATCCATCCCCTCGTCATTCATCGGGGCTCTTACGCCCGCTGAATAGTATTGAATGATACAGTATCGTCTGATACCGTCTTAGACGTAGCGCAGTTGGACGTGCTGAGCAGAGCGGGGAGGTAGACGATCTTGGACGTTTATGAGGCGGTCACGAGCCGGCGCGCGGTGCGCGGATTCACCGACCGGCCTGTCCCGAGGGAGACGCTGGAGCGTGTGCTGTCCGCCGCGGCCTGGGCGCCGTCCGGATCGAACCTCCAGCCGTGGCACGCGTACGTGCTGACCGGCGAGCCACTGGCCGACCTCAAGAAGCGCGCCGGCGAGCGCCTGGCCGCAGGCGACCCCTGGGACGAGCGGGAGTACGAGATGTACCCGCCCGAGCTGAAGACCCCGTACCGCGAGCGCCGATCCGCCTTCGGCCAGGAGCGCTACAGCGCACTCGGTGTCGCGCGTGAGGACTGGGAGGCGCGCCAGAGGGCCGCCGCCGAGAACTGGCAGTGTTTCGGCGCCCCCGCCGCCCTGTTCTGCTACATCGACCGCTACATGGGCCTGCCCCAATGGGCCGACGTCGGCATGTACCTGCAGTCCGTCATGCTGCTGCTGCGCGCCGAAGGGCTGCACAGTTGCCCGCAGATGGCGTGGTCGGTGTATCGCAGGACCGTCGCGGAGGTTCTGTCGCCCCCGGACGGGCTCGTCCTCTTCTGCGGCATGTCGATCGGGTTCGAGGACGTCACGGTGGATTACATCCGTACGGGCCGGGCGCCGCTGGACGAGACGGTCACGTTCGTCGAGGGTCAGCCCGCTGGAGAAGCGTCATGAACACCGAACGGGTCGTCGCCCTCAACGCCGCGGGCCGCTTACCGGTGCGGCTGCTCCGAGTAGATCACTCCTGACGCCTGGCCGCGCGTCCTCCTTCTCCCCTCCTCCGAGGCCGGTTTCTTGAAAGGGAAACGCCATGACTTACATCGTTGGTTACATCGTCGGGAGCCTGTCCCAGAAGTCGATCAACAGGACTCTCGCTCTGGCTTTGAGCCGTCTCGCGCCGCCGGAACTCCGCCTCACGGAGATCCCCATCGACCAGCTTCCCCTGTACAGCTACGACTACGACCCTGACTACCCCGCCGTCGCCCAGGAGTTCAAGGACGCGATCAAAGCCTCCGACGCTCTCCTGTTCGTCACCCCTGAGTACAACCGGTCCGTACCGGCCGCGCTGAAGAACGCCATCGACTGGGCGACCCGGCCCTATGGATCCAATGTCCTGAACGGCAAGCCGTCCGCGATCATCGGAACCTCACCCGGCCAGGTCTCGACCGCGGTCGCACAGCAGCACCTCAAGACCATCCTCTCCTTCACCAACTCCCCGGTGCTGGGCCAGCCCGAGGCCTACATCCAGTTCACCAAGGGACTGATCAATGACGAGGGCGACATCCAGGTGCCGTCCGTCGCCGAGTTTCTGACCGGATACCTGCGGGCCTTCACGGCGCACATCCGGCACCACCACCACGACATCCCGGGCCTGTAGCCGCCCTGAGAACGAGCCGTCATCACCGCCGCCGGCATGCCTTGACCGGCCGAGCACCTGGCAGGTTCGCGCACGCGTGCGGTTCGCCGGGCGGGCTGCGAAGCGGCGAGATGACGCCATGAGTCCGGGCTCATCGCCGCGGCGGCCGCCGCTGCGCTCGACCCCGGCCCGGCTCACCGTCCTCGCCATGGCCACGGCGATCGCCGTGCTGGTCCCGGTGGGCATGGTCGGAGCATCGGCCGCCGAGCAGGCGTCAGCCGACCCCGGCTGGTCGGGCGCCCGCGAGCCCTGGCCGCAGCGGCGACCTGGAAGATCACCAGCCGCGCGTTGCGCCCGATCCAACTCATGCACGCGCAACTGGCCGCGATCAACGTCAGCGATCTGAGCACCCGCATCCCGCAATCGCAGGGCCGCGGCGAGATCGCCCAACTGGCGCGCACCATCAACCACACGCTCGGACGTCTGGAGCAGGCCAAAGCCTCGACCGAGCAAGCGCTGCAGCGGCAACGCCAGTTCGCCTCCGACGCCTCCCACGAGCTGCGCACCCCGCTGGCCGGCTTCGTCCTGCGCCTGCCGCTGAGCGCCCCATCCGCTCATCTACTCGGCACTGGCGCCGAATAAATTCTCCGGTACGTGTCGACACCGCCCTTCGCCGTTCGACGCGTTCAACGAGACCGATACGGACGACAGGGAGACCGACACCGATGAAGTTCATGATCGTGGGCAAGGCGAACGCGGAGACCGAGGCCGGGGTGCTGCCGAGCCAGGAGCTCGTGGACAACATGCACGCCTACAACGAGTCGCTGGCCAAGGCGGGGGTGCTGCTGGCGGCCGAGGGGCTGTACCCGAGCTCGCAGGGCGCGCGGATCGCCTACAGCGGCGGGAGGTCGACGGTGATCGACGGGCCGTTCGCCGAGGCCAAGGAGCTCATCGCCGGCTTCTGGCTGATCCAGGTGAAGTCCCGGGAGGAGGCGATCGAGTGGGCACTGCGGGTGCCGGTGCCGCCGGGGCATGAGGGGATCGGGCTGGACGTGTGGCGAGTGTTCGACGCTTCGGACGTGCCGGACGATTCGCTGCCTGCGGATGAGCGCGCACGTGAGGAGGCGCTGCGCGAGCGCCTCGGCGTCGACCAGCCCGGCGCCTGACCCTCACGCTTACCCGGCCGGTCCGGCGGCTCAGGCCCGTTCGGCCGATGTGCCGGTGGGGTGAAGAAGGGCCGATGTCTTGGGCGACGGCCGGCGGCGGTTGCCATCGGCGGCGTGGTGCTGCTCTCATGGGCCGGTGACGGCTTCCGACAGCAACCCTCACCCCCAGGGCGCTCACCGGGCGATCGAGGCGGTGTGGCGGATCGAGGCGGCCCGGCTCATCGCCGGACTCGCCCGATACGTGCGCGACGTCGGCCTGGCCGAGGAGCTGGCGCAGGACGCGCTGGTGGCCGCGCTGGAGCAGTGGCCGGAGACGGGCGTGCCGCGCAACCCGGGCGCCTGGCTGATGACCGTGGCCAAGCGCCGCGCCATCGACATGATCCGCAGGAACGAACGCCTCGAACGTAACCTGATCGAACTCGGCCACCGCCTCGACACGGAGGAGGACCTCCCCGAGGTCGACGAGATCGAGGACGATCTCCTGCGCCTGGTGTTCACGGCGTGCCATCCCGCGCTCTCCATGGAGGCGCGGGTGGCGCTCACGCTGCGCGTCCTCGGCGGCCTGACCACCGACGAGATAGCCCGGGCGTTCCTGGTCCCGGAGCCGACGGTGGCGCAGCGGATCGTCCGGGCCAAGCGGACGCTGGCCGACAGGAAGATCCCCTTCGAGGTACCCGAGGCGTCGGAGCTGTCGCCCCGCCTGGCCTCCGTGCTCGAAGTCATCTACCTGATCTTCAACGAAGGCTACTCGGCGACCGCCGGGGACGACTGGATGCGCCCCGCCCTGTGCGAGGACGCCCTCAGGCTGGGCCGGGTCCTGGCGGGTCTGATGCCCAAGGAACCCGAGGTCCACGGCCTGGTCGCGCTCATGGAGATCCAGGCCTCCCGATCCGCCGCCCGGCTGGGCCCGTCAGGCGAGCCGATCCTCCTCCTGGAGCAGAACAGGGCGGTGTGGGACCAGCTGCTCATCCGGCGCGGCCTGGCCGCCCTCGACCAGGCCGAGCAGCTGGGGGACGTGCCCGGCCCGTACACCCTCCAGGCAGCCATCGCCGCCTGCCACGCCAGGGCCGTCGTCCCGGAGGACACCGACTGGGAACGCATCGCGAGCCTGTACGAGGCCCTGGCCAGGCTGTCCCGCTCCCCCATCGTCGAGCTCAACCGGGCGGTGGCCCTCGCCATGGCCTACGGCCCGGCGGTGGGTCTCCAGCTCCTGGACCAGATCGTGGACGAGCCCTCGCTCAAGGACTACCACCTGCTGCCGAGCGTACGAGGGGACCTGCTCCTCAAGCTGGGCCGGCGGGAGGAGGCCCGCGCCGAGTTCGAGCGAGCGGCCGCGATGACCCGCAACGCCCGCGAACGCAGACTCCTCGAGGACCGCGCCGCCTCCTGCTGAGCCCATAGAGTCACTGGTCAGGGTGCGGATTCGAGCTGTTTCTTGACCGCTGCCACCCGTTCCGGCAGCGTGCCAGGGGCGATCGGGACGCACTCGTAGCCGAGTGAGGTGTAGGCGTCCTGGTGGACCTGCTCGAATCGCAGCGACTCCGCGAAGGTGATCAGCCGCGCGTCCGTCGGCGTGACGAACCCCAGGTTCTGGACGAAGAGGACCTTCTTCTCGTAGATCTGCCGGGCCCGGATGCGTTCCAGTTCGCGGGACAGCGCCGGGGGAACCGGGTGGCCGAGGTAGGTGGCCAGGGCGTAGGTGCAGACAGGTGATCGATCGTAGATCTGGACATCGCCGGGAAGGGCCGCGGCCCGTTCCTGCCGTCGCCGCTGCAAGGCGACGATCGCCTCCACGAAGGACGGCTCCGTCCACGGCTCGGCTTCGCCTTGAGCCTGGTGCAGGGCGATGACATCCGTCGCCGCCTCCTCGACGACCGTGTAACCGTCACGTTCCAGCCGGCGCAGGATCGCCGTCTTCCCGGCCCCAGGGGTGCCCGTCAGGATGTATCGCCTCACCAATCGCTCCCCGTATGCCTTGGACCTGGACGCCGCCCGGCACGGCCGGCGCAGGCGGCCTGATCTTCGGCCGCCGGGATGATATACTTATCCTGCATCCCGAGCGATCGACCGCCCGGGATTTTGCTTTTCATGCCTTCTCCTCATCGCGCGATACTGAGCGCGGCAGCTCCGCTCTTCCTCTCCCTGAGCGCCGGCGTCGTCGCCCAGCTCATCAGCACCTCCCTCCTCGGGCACCAGGCGACCACCCAGCTGGCGGCCTTCGCGCTCGCAAGTGCGGTGCTCGCCCCGGTCACGGCCGCGGTGTCGGGCGGTCTGCGCGGCATGGCCCCGTTCATCGCCGCCTGCCGTGACCGCCCCGCCGAGGCGCTGCCCATCCTGAAAGACGCGCGCTGGCTCACCATCGGGTTCGGAACGCTCGGCGCATGCGTCATGCTCGGCGTCCCCCTGATCGCGCGTTTCAACGGGGCGCCCCGTGAGGTGACAGCCGAGTTCGGCGTGTTGCCCGTGCTCCTGGCTGTCCAGGTGCTGCTGTCCTCCGCGGGCAGCGGCGCCAACGGGATGCTGACAGCGCTGGGACGCAGTCGGCAGGTGCTCTGGTCGAGCCTGTCGAGCACCGCCACAGGGGTCGTCCTGCATCTCACGCTGGTACCCAGGATAGGCATCCAGGGCACCGGCATCGCGCTGCTGGCGTCCACCGCCCTGGGTGTCACCGTGTCGAACGTCTTCTTGCTGCGCTTACCCGAACTGGCCGGCCAGTCTCTGTGGCCTGGACGTCCCCGGCCGCGGGAGATCGTACGCATGGCCAAGGTAGGCATCCCGATGTCCGCCACGCTCGTCATCAAGTTCACGGTCATGGGCGGCGTGACCTACGCCGCCGCACGGACCGGCGCCCAAGGGGCCGCCGCCCACGCGATCCTCACGTCGCTGGAAGGGTTCCTGGGACTGGCCGCGTTCGCCGTCGCGCAGGCCGTGACGCCGGAGATCGCCAGAGCCGCCTCCCCTGATGACGCCCGCCGGCTCAACCGGGCGGCCGTGACGATCGCGGCCACCGGAGTGCTCACCGGCGCTCTCGTGCTGCTCCTGCTCGGCGAGACGGTGCTCGGGCTGTTCACCTCGGACGCCGCGGTCCTCGCCTTGGCCCTCGCCCTGCTGCCGCTGCTCGGGACCTACGCCCTCGCCAACAACTGCGCGATCGTGATGTCGTGGAGCCTGACGGGACTCAAACGAACGACCTGGACGCTGGGCTCGGCCATCGCCGGAAACGGCATGCTCGCCCTCATGATGATCCCCGCCGCCGCGGCCTGGGGGCTGACGGGCCTGTGGGTGGCCTTGACCGCCAGCGGCGTGCTCATCCTTGGATCGCAGACCACCGGCTTCAGGCGGCACAGCGCACGGGTCGGCTCGGCTCTGCACCCTTCTTCCGCAGCGCTGAGCTCTGGTGATCGCGATGCCTGAGCCGCTCTGTCATCACATTAACGTAGTCGTCAGAACGTATTCTGATTAGACTTGTGGAGTGAGCACCAGCCATGCGGATGCCGTGACCTTCTCCGATCTGTCTAGAAATCCCCGAGCCGTCGCCGAACGTGCGGCGCGTCTAGGTCGAGTACGTGTGACTCATCGCGACGCCCCGGATTTCTACCTGACGGCGGCTGATCGCGAAGAAGAACGCGACCGTACGCTGGCCACGGCATCCCGGCTGTTCCTCGCCTTGATCAAGCACGACCCCACCGCGCGTGCGCTCGTCATTGCCATGCCGGAGGTCTTCCCCTGGGTACGCCACCTTTCAGCGCCCGAACTGCGTGCCTTCACCCTCGAACTGGTCGAGGCGCTTTCTGATGCCGCCGAACTGGACGTCGACGCGACCACTCAGGAGGTCATCGAAGGCTGGCGGGCAACTGCGCGGATCAAGGCCGATCCTGCGCACTACGCCGAGGCCCGCAAGTCCACGAGCGGCGACTTCGGGCCGGTTGAGGTCTCAATATGAGCCCGAAGCGCGGAGACCGGGTTACGGTCCCACCCCCAGGTGACGAGTGGGACGTCCGGTTCGGCACCAGCGACGCAGTCAGCGGGTGGGAAGAGTTGTGCCGGCATGCCCTGGCCAATACACGCCGGTGCTTCGAAGCGCTGCGTGCCGATCCGCGTTCACGCTCCAGCCACGATCGTCAGCATCGCCTACGCGGCGACCTCGCGACTCATCGCCACAACGGCAAGGACCTGGAGCAGTGGGAATTCGAGGTCACCAGCGGCGGGCGTGTTCGCTATGCCATCGATGACCAAACCCGCACTGTCTGGGTGATCTACGCATCGCCTCGGCACCCGAAGGACACTGAATAGCCGGCTACTCGTGCATGAAACGACGTACTCCCCTCAGCGCGGACGTCGCCATCCGGGATGCCCATCGACCGCTCGAACTCAAAGCGCGGTTTCCGCTGCCCTTCCCCCTCTCAAGGACGGCCGTCGAGGGCATCGGACACCGCCTCCGCGGGCAGGCGGGCCGACAGTCGCAGCAGCCCCGCGGAGGCCAGCGCGAGCAGGGTGGCGAGCGCCCCCCACAGCGACAGTGGCGCCGAGCCGAGCAGGAGTGAGAATCCGGCGGGCGCCACGACCTGGCCCACGGACCAGGTCATCTGGTGGACCGCCAGGTAGCGGCCCCGCAGGGCGGGGGGCGCGGCGCCGGCGGCCAGGGACGCGGAGGGGGTGGCGTGCATGAGTTCGGCGAGGGTGAAGACGAGGGTGGCGGCCACCAGCGCGGCGATGCGCGGCGGGCCGGGCGGAAGGGGGGCGGCGAGGGCGTACAGGACGCAGGAGGCGATGAAGACGACGCCGGACAGGGCCATGGCGTGCGTGCGGCGGGCGTGCCGTTGGAGGCGGCGCACTCCCATCTGCCCAGCCGCGACCAGCAGCGTGTTGATCGTGTAAAGGATGCCGAGCACGGCGGGCGGGGCGCCGAGCACCGAGACCGCGTACAGCGGCAGGCCCACGGAGAGGATGAGCTTGGTCAGGGTGAATGCCTGTTCGACACTCACCAGGCCCATGAACGGCCCGTCGGTGAGCACCTGGCGGTAGCCGCCACGGGCCGGGCTCGGAGGGTGTTCACCCGGGGTGGGGCGGATGCGCAGGAGGAAGGCCGAGGCGATGACGAAGCTGGCCGCGTTGAGTGCCGCGATCAGGGCGTAGCCACCGGCGAGGGAGACTGCGGCGGCCGACAGCAGGCCGCCCAGGCCGAAGGCGACGTTGCGGGCCGTGGCCATGAGCGCGTACAGACGGTCTCTGCCGCCGTCCTTCGTGAGCACCGCGACATAGCTGCTCGAGGCGGGGTAGAAGGCGCGGTCTCCGCACGCGATCACGGCGGCGACCGCGATGAGGGGGCCGAAGCCGGACACGAGCGGGTACAGGGCGAAGCCGAGCGCGCGGATCACGTACGTGCCGACCAGGACGGTACGGGCGTCGAACCGGTCGATGAGCACTCCGGCGACCGGGTTGGCAGCCAGCCCGATCGTCGCCGCCACGGTCACCCCCAGTCCCACCACGGGCGTGGGCAGGCCGGTCACCTCCTGGATGAACAGCAGGGTCAGCGGGACATAGAGGC
This genomic interval from Nonomuraea helvata contains the following:
- a CDS encoding YoaK family protein; this encodes MRGGLRWVADGLFPRGANPHGVLPALLILLAVVTGLVDAISFLGLGRVFVANMTGNIVFLGFALAGDREMSAWASLLALAAFGAGAWTVGQASRWMGNTRRVFATASAAHALLVATAFAVDLISGHHHTGPRAALIGLLAYGMGLQNASVRGLAVPDLVTNVLTTTLTGLAADTPGRAALRRSASVVAMLLGALIGATLHLHVGPALPLAAALILLAIVAVAAHERTRRTR
- a CDS encoding HAMP domain-containing protein, translating into MTSRALRPIQLMHAQLAAINVSDLSTRIPQSQGRGEIAQLARTINHTLGRLEQAKASTEQALQRQRQFASDASHELRTPLAGFVLRLPLSAPSAHLLGTGAE
- a CDS encoding RNA polymerase sigma factor, whose amino-acid sequence is MTASDSNPHPQGAHRAIEAVWRIEAARLIAGLARYVRDVGLAEELAQDALVAALEQWPETGVPRNPGAWLMTVAKRRAIDMIRRNERLERNLIELGHRLDTEEDLPEVDEIEDDLLRLVFTACHPALSMEARVALTLRVLGGLTTDEIARAFLVPEPTVAQRIVRAKRTLADRKIPFEVPEASELSPRLASVLEVIYLIFNEGYSATAGDDWMRPALCEDALRLGRVLAGLMPKEPEVHGLVALMEIQASRSAARLGPSGEPILLLEQNRAVWDQLLIRRGLAALDQAEQLGDVPGPYTLQAAIAACHARAVVPEDTDWERIASLYEALARLSRSPIVELNRAVALAMAYGPAVGLQLLDQIVDEPSLKDYHLLPSVRGDLLLKLGRREEARAEFERAAAMTRNARERRLLEDRAASC
- a CDS encoding nitroreductase; this translates as MDVYEAVTSRRAVRGFTDRPVPRETLERVLSAAAWAPSGSNLQPWHAYVLTGEPLADLKKRAGERLAAGDPWDEREYEMYPPELKTPYRERRSAFGQERYSALGVAREDWEARQRAAAENWQCFGAPAALFCYIDRYMGLPQWADVGMYLQSVMLLLRAEGLHSCPQMAWSVYRRTVAEVLSPPDGLVLFCGMSIGFEDVTVDYIRTGRAPLDETVTFVEGQPAGEAS
- a CDS encoding LysR family transcriptional regulator, yielding MTLAQLRALVAVAEHGGFTAAADHTGMSQPAVSRAIATLERELGAALFVRHRDGIALTEAGQAALARAREALRHFDLIRPDVAAAAGQITGELRLASLPSATGTLIAKLLRAFSDRYPQVRVRLFEGVDDDIRAWLHRGAAEVGVVTLPAPGLHTVHLSTHDMVAVLPAGHPLSTSPAITLADLADRPFILTTAGCRPLIMGAALAAQVQLDVAFEAGGPAAILEMVAAGLGVSIVPALGLPADLGAVVTRPLEPAMTRSLALAVPSLTECAPTARAFLDQLTAFTL
- a CDS encoding alpha/beta hydrolase — its product is MSKRMTVEVDGRMASCLTAGERGPVVLLLHGTYWSRVWEPVIDELAAAGLRPVAVDLPGLGRSEGELTAETAAVPALAAWVGRFAAAVGVDAPLLVAGHDIGGAVAQRLLVESEVARLALVNSVTYDSWPVPGVARYRDPAVVAATTVAELLAARRKAVTTALARPASEAELADYLDPWHDLRVCRSWMALAGAADSRFTMELVPALKADETPKLLVWGEDDTFQEVRYAERFVAEIPNSTLVRVPGAGHIPMENDPAGVARALADFFLA
- a CDS encoding YciI family protein; this translates as MKFMIVGKANAETEAGVLPSQELVDNMHAYNESLAKAGVLLAAEGLYPSSQGARIAYSGGRSTVIDGPFAEAKELIAGFWLIQVKSREEAIEWALRVPVPPGHEGIGLDVWRVFDASDVPDDSLPADERAREEALRERLGVDQPGA
- a CDS encoding MarR family winged helix-turn-helix transcriptional regulator, whose product is MLLRQAHWRAATAMTEALRPLGIELRHFAVLIVLVDRGPTVQRDLATATGSDKAGIMRVVDDLERKGLAVRKTVPGDRRVRVVEITPQGVELVDAAHVAAEPVDERLVTALGPGEPELLRDLLTRFAYPADGGA
- a CDS encoding AAA family ATPase; the protein is MRRYILTGTPGAGKTAILRRLERDGYTVVEEAATDVIALHQAQGEAEPWTEPSFVEAIVALQRRRQERAAALPGDVQIYDRSPVCTYALATYLGHPVPPALSRELERIRARQIYEKKVLFVQNLGFVTPTDARLITFAESLRFEQVHQDAYTSLGYECVPIAPGTLPERVAAVKKQLESAP
- a CDS encoding MFS transporter; protein product: MLRSSSRTSATGPFLVGMFVDALGNGLYVPLTLLFIQEVTGLPTPVVGLGVTVAATIGLAANPVAGVLIDRFDARTVLVGTYVIRALGFALYPLVSGFGPLIAVAAVIACGDRAFYPASSSYVAVLTKDGGRDRLYALMATARNVAFGLGGLLSAAAVSLAGGYALIAALNAASFVIASAFLLRIRPTPGEHPPSPARGGYRQVLTDGPFMGLVSVEQAFTLTKLILSVGLPLYAVSVLGAPPAVLGILYTINTLLVAAGQMGVRRLQRHARRTHAMALSGVVFIASCVLYALAAPLPPGPPRIAALVAATLVFTLAELMHATPSASLAAGAAPPALRGRYLAVHQMTWSVGQVVAPAGFSLLLGSAPLSLWGALATLLALASAGLLRLSARLPAEAVSDALDGRP
- a CDS encoding MATE family efflux transporter, whose amino-acid sequence is MPSPHRAILSAAAPLFLSLSAGVVAQLISTSLLGHQATTQLAAFALASAVLAPVTAAVSGGLRGMAPFIAACRDRPAEALPILKDARWLTIGFGTLGACVMLGVPLIARFNGAPREVTAEFGVLPVLLAVQVLLSSAGSGANGMLTALGRSRQVLWSSLSSTATGVVLHLTLVPRIGIQGTGIALLASTALGVTVSNVFLLRLPELAGQSLWPGRPRPREIVRMAKVGIPMSATLVIKFTVMGGVTYAAARTGAQGAAAHAILTSLEGFLGLAAFAVAQAVTPEIARAASPDDARRLNRAAVTIAATGVLTGALVLLLLGETVLGLFTSDAAVLALALALLPLLGTYALANNCAIVMSWSLTGLKRTTWTLGSAIAGNGMLALMMIPAAAAWGLTGLWVALTASGVLILGSQTTGFRRHSARVGSALHPSSAALSSGDRDA
- a CDS encoding NADPH-dependent FMN reductase; translation: MTYIVGYIVGSLSQKSINRTLALALSRLAPPELRLTEIPIDQLPLYSYDYDPDYPAVAQEFKDAIKASDALLFVTPEYNRSVPAALKNAIDWATRPYGSNVLNGKPSAIIGTSPGQVSTAVAQQHLKTILSFTNSPVLGQPEAYIQFTKGLINDEGDIQVPSVAEFLTGYLRAFTAHIRHHHHDIPGL